A genomic window from Triticum urartu cultivar G1812 chromosome 7, Tu2.1, whole genome shotgun sequence includes:
- the LOC125521983 gene encoding xyloglucan endotransglycosylase/hydrolase protein 8-like: protein MARRFLAVLTVALALLQAASAKSWLDKRFNTDGTVRTGYDASGQQVVMLNLNQQSGAAGFNSKEQFLYGEFSIQMKLIPGNSAGTVSCFYLSSGDDQWRDEIDMEFMGNSTGHPVVLNTNVWANGDGKKEHQFDLWFNPAADYHTYTIIWNPENILFKVDNFFIRSFKRFAGLPYPSSRPMRLHATLWDGSYWATEKGKIPINWSNAPFVVSYRTFYANACVSGGACHAGSGRWMNKQLNGAEWGTVKWAERSYMRYNYCNDGYRFPQGLPAECSRY from the exons ATGGCACGGCGCTTTCTGGCTGTGCTCACCGTGGCCCTGGCGCTCTTGCAGGCCGCCTCAGCCAAGTCCTGGCTGGACAAGAGGTTCAACACGGACGGCACCGTCCGCACGGGGTACGACGCCTCGGGCCAGCAGGTGGTGATGCTCAACCTCAACCAGCAATCCGGCGCCGCCGGCTTCAACTCCAAGGAGCAGTTCCTCTACGGTGAGTTCAGCATCCAGATGAAGCTCATCCCGGGAAACTCCGCCGGCACCGTCTCCTGCTTCTAC ctttcatccggTGACGACCAGTGGCGCGACGAGATCGACATGGAGTTCATGGGCAACTCGACGGGCCACCCGGTGGTGCTCAACACCAACGTGTGGGCCAATGGCGACGGCAAGAAGGAGCACCAGTTCGATCTCTGGTTCAACCCCGCCGCCGACTACCACACCTACACCATCATCTGGAACCCGGAGAACATCCTCTTCAAGGTGGACAACTTCTTCATCCGGTCCTTCAAGCGCTTCGCCGGCCTCCCCTACCCTAGCTCCAGGCCCATGAGGCTGCACGCCACGCTCTGGGATGGCAGCTACTGGGCGACCGAGAAGGGCAAGATCCCGATCAACTGGTCCAACGCGCCCTTCGTCGTCTCCTATCGCACCTTCTACGCCAACGCCTGCGTGAGCGGCGGCGCGTGCCATGCGGGCAGCGGCAGGTGGATGAACAAACAGCTCAACGGCGCCGAGTGGGGCACGGTCAAGTGGGCGGAGCGCAGTTACATGCGCTACAACTACTGCAACGATGGGTACAGGTTCCCGCAGGGGCTCCCCGCCGAGTGCAGCCGCTACTGA